Proteins from one Carassius auratus strain Wakin linkage group LG28B, ASM336829v1, whole genome shotgun sequence genomic window:
- the LOC113067575 gene encoding uncharacterized protein LOC113067575, giving the protein MEIPTVLPPWHLSLVLVLPLGLARLLVGQTQFSKKCKDNQSTSSGVPKVAKLKRWLAAPKSLRGSGQRKTTSLAQDSQGYTAKILKTSSNNGKNGIYIIPLQEEIDITQLPYNAPEFHNMPKNICMTCGISVPLQLLPCHLEDCQSNNAIESESDKEKETEEAHGLSHESDVICLDACPICGEEFSAEVMPYHASTCGESFPETFPSIMDGNSVDETASLPSQSTAFQLDPDHLTPGPSVSAESAPSMCDDWKRIELPERAAIQYRRCALRQKEDEPPLKVRIDIREDMEDQEGRIIHFYKKPNILSHWILSYTIFL; this is encoded by the exons ATGGAAATCCCAACAGTTCTCCCACCGTGGCACCTCAGCCTGGTACTAGTGCTTCCTTTGGGGTTGGCCAGGCTGTTAGTAGGCCAAACACAGTTCAGCAAGAAATGCAAAG ATAACCAAAGTACTTCTTCAGGAGTACCCAAAGTTGCAAAACTTAAGAGGTGGTTGGCTGCTCCAAAAAGCCTCAG GGGCAGTGGACAAAGGAAAACAACATCTCTGGCCCAGGATTCCCAGGGCTACACAGCAAAAATATTGAAGACGTCCTCTAACAATgggaagaatggcatctacatcATCCCCCTCCAAGAAGAAATCGATATAACCCAGTTGCCATATAATGCACCTGAATTTCATAACATGCCCAAAAACATCTGCATGACCTGTGGTATATCAGTCCCATTACAGTTGCTGCCATGTCACCTTGAGGATTGTCAAAGTAATAATGCG atagaATCTGAATCTGACAAGGAAAAAGAAACTGAAGAGGCCCATGGACTGAGCCATGAGTCAGATGTAATTTGTCTG GATGCCTGTCCGATATGTGGAGAAGAATTTTCTGCAGAAGTGATGCCTTACCATGCCAGTACATGTGGAGAAAG tTTCCCTGAGACTTTCCCCTCGATTATGGATGGAAACTCTGTTGATGAAACTGCCTCATTACCATCCCAAAGCACTGCTTTCCAACTTGATCCTGATCATTTAACACCTGGGCCATCAGTTTCAGCTGAAAGTGCACCTTCAATGTGTGATG ATTGGAAGAGGATTGAGCTTCCAGAAAGGGCAGCTATACAGTACAGGCGGTGTGCACTTCGACAAAAAGAAGATGAGCCCCCACTGAAAGTACGAATTGATATTAGAGAAGACATGGAGGACCAGGAGGggagaataatacatttttacaaa AAACCAAACATCCTGTCCCATTGGATTTTGTCATACACTATATTCCTTtaa
- the fmc1 gene encoding protein FMC1 homolog, which produces MAAVTSPLRACRGILKEIRIAKGSGYRNTLVYKHVLEQFRRNQVTGAQFCRARMDALHAARTYLCLLTSTRLHLRLHERYHAHGGDRALEQVAGLVGLRLPTQPGGKGWET; this is translated from the exons ATGGCGGCCGTGACCTCTCCTCTGCGCGCGTGTCGCGGGATCCTGAAGGAGATCCGGATCGCTAAAGGCTCCGGTTACAGAAACACTCTGGTTTATAAACATGTGCTGGAGCAGTTCAGGAGGAACCAG gtgaccGGCGCTCAGTTCTGCCGGGCGCGGATGGACGCTCTTCACGCGGCGCGCACGTATCTCTGTCTGCTGACGTCCACGCGCCTGCACCTGCGCCTGCACGAGCGCTACCACGCGCACGGCGGTGACCGCGCACTCGAGCAGGTGGCGGGACTCGTGGGGCTCCGGCTCCCGACACAACCGGGCGGCAAAGGCTGGGAGACCTGA